The nucleotide window gcggctgccccctttaaaacgccaccttagcgcatttcaaaggggcagccatggagcccaggggtcagttggggactccccagctgatcccaagctttGCACGGCATTTTTCCAGAACCCAAGGTCAGATGGGGACTCCCAAGCAGACCCCAGGTTCtgctgctgtgtggagcccagcaTCAGCTGAAAGttcctagctgaccccgggctccacggcactgcccctttgaaatgtcagaGGCAGCATTCTGGGGAAGTGCCacacagaacccaggatcagctggcgagtctccagctgacccttggctccacggcagctgccctttgaaacgccgcctttgtgcgtttcaaaggggcagctggccCTGGGGCTATGCGCAGCATGCAgtgtagcatggagcccagggtcagcgggagaCTCCCACTGACTCagactccatggctttgaaatgcactttGAAAAGcacctgctggggactcttgtacatttcaaaacaggcacccgcatgcagcccagagtcagcaggggctcttgtacttttcaaaggaggaatgtggaagtgcctatcgagtagttgatggaaattccatcgactagtcaactactcaattaaccgcattttaacatccctaatattgaTGTGGGAAAACACAGGGGTATCAATTATCCACAATGACATAAGTCAAAGAAGAGAGGGTGACAAACAAATAAAACCTGTTCAGTTCCAGTATTTTCAATTATGAGTGGCACATGTAAAATCCCCCAGAACACTagtaagttacatttttaaagagcTGTGTTGTCCTAAAAATGAAAGGATATAGGGTGGTTATATAGGATGTTTGATCCTCAGCTTTTTCTTtttagactggcaggattttgcaTGCTGTGTAAGAGAGAGATGAACTGGCCTGTTCAGAAAAGTTAAAAATCAGCCAGAATCTCTTAGTCAAGCTTTAAAGCTTGACTATTTGCCATCTCCTCCTTTAATCGTTCTGAGCTATTATATTCAATTCTGTTAATGACTATCCAAATTAGTACTGATTTGGCAAGACCAGACAGCTTAAGATAGTCAATTAACAAAACTAGTGACAGTGAACATATCACATCATGCAATACTGTAGCTACAGCAATGAAATAAAAACACAGCTACAGAGAAGTAATTGAAAAAACACAATCCTATTCATGCTGTCAGTGAATTTTTCTTTTTGATCTCGCAGTAAGACATCTTTTAACTAAAGTTTCTCTATTAGATCTGAAAGAGCAGAATGGTACATAAACTGATTATTTGTAAGCAGATGACAAGGTGTAAGAGAAATACATTGactagatttattttaaaagcaatgGTCAAAATGTGACTAAGGATTTATTCATTAATAAAAGATGTTAAGGGAAGAGCATGTCTTAAGATAAGATTTCTGTATCATCTACCTTAAATATCTATGAAAAAGCATCACCATACAAATCTCATCTCCAGTAGGAGATTTTCAGGTTTTGATTCTTACTTACAACTAGTCATTCACGAACCATGAGATTTTTCAGAGCCATGCAAGTAAATTTAGGTCAAAATACTGCAAACAGTTTCACTTAACATGAAGCTCCCTCAACGTCAATGTGACTATTTGTGTTTAAGGCACATGCAAAAACTGTCTTCGGGGTTGGGTGCCTGGTCTCAATCCCACAAAGTACTGAGCACTCTAGTTCCAATTCAACAAGGCAAACTTGCCTGAGTACTTTACTGGATTGGAGCCACTCTGCATTTAGATCTTAAGGTTTCATCTAGGGAtagaaaatcctgtttaattagtttgGCTAAAAgttaagtttaaccggttaattgattaaatgagGATAGGCGAGGGGTTCTGCGCTGGAGTGGCCCCTCTGCCTgccacagtggctacgtctagcctgCAGCTCTTTTTCAGGATACCGgatgtatcccagaaaagctatgtcgtgtccaaggaatgcatccgcttttccaaaaacaaatttgaaaaagcagacacattctttcgccagccctgtaaacctcatttcacgagaaagaagggatggcttgaaagagaagatttttccgaaatttggtgctgtgtagacacactgaatttcggaaaagcctctttcaaaagaaaagtggaaaaacatttggtttgcaatttgcatatctttttcctgcttttctttgtagtgtagacctagtcaGTGGTTCCAGGGGCTGCTCCACCCCACTGGGCTGCATGGATTAGGAGTCAGCAGCTTCACGgtcagagagagggagggtgcaaaaatggcagggaggggggagggctgccagctccacccagccTATGGACTCACAGCTGGATGGAGATGGCAGCATGGGGTCAAAGAAGGGATCCTACCTCGCAGACCATTatgttaaccagttaccagttcacatccctactttcatCCTACAGTGTTAAAACTTCAGATCTTAATGCAAACTGTAGTAATAAATGTTTCATATGAAAacaccaaacaaaacaaacatgaaaCACATTATTTAAATTGGCAGACATCTATAcagccttttcttcttcttccacaAACTCTCTAGATTTCAGAAATACAGAATACCATGAATTCATCAGAACACGTTAAAAATAAACAGATGATTTTGTCTATTAGTCTCCAATTTCAACCAGCTTTGCAaacgttaaaaaaaaaacttatagTACAGGAATCCAAATGTTTATATTTAAACCTgttcatgtttttattttaacagCATTAACTGGATTTAAGTGTACTTATTATAGCAAAGCTAGTTACATATACATTTCATATTCTCACTACAGCTGGCTCTCTATGCTTTCCCATACAACTAGTGTGGGAAACCCAACTAGTGAACACAACTAGCGCTTGCTCTTTTCTGACCTGAACTACTTGCTCTGGGCTGTCTATGCTGCCTTCTGTcactaaaaaagaaagaaagaaaaaataataagaaAGATATATTCAAATGAGTTCAAAAATAGCTTTCAGTTTGAGGCAAATAATCCCTGAAAGGTCTAAGATccagaatacattttaaattcagGCTATCCACTATTAATTTCATGTAAGAAACACTTTATTAACATATTTGAACTATATAGCATGATGGTCTGAAGATAAAAAAAGGTACATCTTACCTGTAACGTACCTATAGGATTGGTTTGATTTTGTGGTTGTTTTGGCGAATCTGGAACTATGGAGTCTGGCTCTGAAAGACTAAAATAGTTTAAATTTTTGTTAAACTGACAATTTCAACTTAAAACTGCTTATAAAGGACATAAATTAATCACTAATCCATTAATAACATAGGGCACCAAGCCTCTACACTATAGTGCACCAAGCCTCTACACTATAGTGCATAGTCTTAATTTtacatgtgagtagtcccattgaaatcttTACATTAGTCTCCAAGGGAATTCATCTTCTCAGATGTGGaaaatactacagtaaaactctgatggtccggcactcctgatggtccggcaccatcaggaacctggaagtgctccgggcagccggaacattggagctgctctgcccccagcttctccaagtcagctgctgctaaaactaaccagcagctgaatcggggaagccaggggcagagcagctggagtgctgctgggtaggtcccgtagcgctgcccctcggggctgcaggaccaacccggcagcaccccagctgtccccgattcagcaactgctgaaactgaccagcggctgactccaggaagcccgaggcagagctgctcttccccagcttcctggaatcagcccctgatcagtttcagcagcagctgacttgggtacacctggaagagagcagcgggggtgctgccgggttggtccctgcagcggcGAGGTGCGGCACTCTGGGGACCAACAggcagcgccccaactgctctgtcccaggtgtcccaattcagctgctgttgaaactgaccagcggctgactccaggaagcccagggcagagcagctctgcctcgggcttcctggagtcagacgctgatcagtatcagcagcggctgacttgggaacacctgggtagagcagctggggtgctgccgggttggtccagtagcgctgctcctcggtgctgtgggaccaactcgccagccccccagctgccatgccccaggcgtcctgattcagccactgctgaaactgactagcagcggctgaatcagggatgcctggggcagagctgggctatcagaagggggggctatgaggggtctggggtggcatcgcccccaccccaccctagacacctcatagcccccccttctgatagtccggcatatttgataatccggcaccccctgggtcctaaaggtgccggattatcggaagtttactgtataatgtAATTATTTGAGAATTAAAATTTTAGAGTCAGAAACACTTGATGCATGGGTGGCCACATTCTGGCCCATGGACCAGATCCAgtctgcagggttagtccctggtgggcctccacctctatatttacctggGACTCTGCAGGTATCAGGCAATTACAGCTCTAGTTGGCCGTGaatcactgtttgcagccaatgggagcagcaagaagTGGTGCCGACCAGGACACCCCTTCCTATCGCTTACATAGGCCATGAacggcaatccacagccaacaagagctgtgatCTCCCAATAccagtaaatatagcagcagtggcctgCCAGTTTCTAAAGACTGGCAGGCtatcattttttttattattacccacccctgtaCTAATGTGTCCCCTGAAAACTTGTGAATTTAAACGTGTCTTTTCTCTTTTccatggcagggggcgggggaaacCGCACAAACAGCAAATTGACCAATTATATAGAGAAAACAAACACACATGAGTCATCttaaatatttgagagagtttgtctatgaGTGTGTATGTTTtgtctattcaagaactcctcctaaatgggaagaggtaggaccaacaaatttgatatgcagcttatcataacttaaaggtaAGGGTTTGGCTCTGCAAGGAAAATGGGATGCCCCCGAAATGGGGTATGGGATGGAAAACAGGGATACTagtactgtataatgaccacaggggtcAGCAAGGGGCCAGACATGGGgatcaggacagctataaccccaatGGGGGTTgccagggtggagaaagggacagctatctactatgtatCTGAGAGAatttatctgtgtgtctgtctgttccccagcAGATGACATATATCCCTCCCCCAACagtggccgctgcagctccagtggccatggagaggcgcttctcacctggccccaacctgctgtaGTGAGAGAGAGCGCTAGGGTAGAACTCTCTACCCAAggaagcctgcacactgaaccctcatctccagccccacctcacaacaatgatttaaatgaagaaaaccaacaTTGAGTCAAGGATGCaagcaatttttgttgttgttgttaaagaATGTTTTGGGATGAAAAAGCTACTTAACAGCTTCAAATTATAGCACAGAACAGCATCTTGTAACAGATGTAACACCTGGAAAAACACATTTCATCTTAGGACAGTTTCACTGGTAAAAGAATTAAATACAAGAATCCAGATTACAGAAAAGATTACCACATTAGAAAATTTGTGTGTCAAATTTTTAACTTGGACTAGAAAAACTTTCCTCAGAGAAACTGAAGTCTCCTAACAGCCTAACTGACAGTATATTGTGTGTGTTCAGTGCTTTTTTGAATACTGTTTTAGATCAGTAATGACATTTTCTGCAGTTCTATACAGCCAAATCTAACTCACCCAATACTTGGATTTCCTTTCAAAATGTTCAAGGCAGCTTCTGCGGCTCTGTGTTTTGCAATCTTCTTGCTATGACCTTCACCTGTATTAAAATAGACAATCTGATATCCTTAtaacatgatattcttattaaaTTGTTACATCATCtatggatgtgaatggttaacaggtaagcatcacctttaatggatgatgcttactggttactgttaaatggtgggggctggagtaTTCTCCTGCCCATTCTAGCCTGGAGGGGCACGTGGCAGGCCTGGTGCACTCCAGCTCAGTCAGAGCAGCCCCGTGGTGGGCTGCACTAGGTGTGCCACGGGCAGGAACGCCTCCGCCTGcccgtttaatcggttaaccttCATGTTTATCTAGTTAActaactaaatgggattttacccCTAATGGCATCCCTGTCTGAAATCTTTAAAGCAAGCACTCTGTGATGTTGCCCTATTCCTGACATGCTTCATCTATCCCTGTGTTGAGGTTTGAGATTGTGTCCTCAGAAGGCAGGCTTGGGTGGCTTTTTATAGTGCCTTTGCTAAGGGAATCTAGGGTGTATTTTGTAGGAGATGTGGGGATATAGGGACAGAattctaaatacaggcagtccccgggttacgtacaagatagggactgtaggtttgttcttaagttgaatttgtatgtaagtcggaactggtacatattgtaggggaaactctagccaaacatttctccagagctcagttttattctcccacacctcacttccctcagtcctttattctcaagctgaggtgtctgctgagaaaagccgctccacgtctccctggtctgctgggaggggtactagctttgcgtctccctggtctcctggggggaagcagctagtgcggggttgtctcaccccgtttgtaagtagggatctgatgtaagtcggatccatgtaacctggggactgcctgtaactaaaTAGAAGACTCCTCCAGAATCTGGAATTTGAACCCCAAATTCATGAATCTCCTTATCCCTCTGTTAGCAAATAGGTTTGAAACCCACTGGTACACTGTTTCCCATCTCATTTTAATGATAGTCCACAGAGAATAACAGCATATTATTAGTTGCTGCATTACCTCAAGTACTGTGCTCTGAATCCTGCTAATGAACTGTGAAGATATTCTGTATCAAAGAACTATAATCCcttaagtttttaaaaaacaaatacaccTAGGCTATGACATCCCAAGATTGCATAGAAAGGGAGCAAATCAAAGATGCACAAGCAACTTTAATTATAGTATTTCCTTGACTTCTCTGTACTTGACTTCACAATCATAATGTTTTTGCATACTCATACGTCCCTATCATGAAGACAAAATATTGGTCTGTTTGGATTAAACTATACCTACAAATACTTAGTTTCTAGTGGTTAGGTTTTTCAGAATCCTCAAATTAGCAGGCAGCTCTTGGAGCTTTTCCCTTCAGTATGTGAACAGTCGTACGTAGCCTCAGTTTATAGTTCTTTACCTTTCTTACTGAATTTTCTGAAAATATTAAATCAGAATTAACAGCCTAAAACTGCACTGTTTAATATTTAGTCACATGTGAAACTCAAAGTTTAAAAGCTTGCCTTCCAGTATTTGTCAAACATATTAACCCATTAAATAAatgattatttttgtattttctaatgaaaaacacagcggaagaaagatttttttcctgaaaccaCTACCAACAACCATACCAAAGTATAGCAACATTACAGACCTGTGCCCGTTATGTCACCTACTGTAACTTTAAAGGTGAAACTTGGAAGATGTACTTGTCCTTCAGCCTTTTCAAACTCGTACTCAGGAGTGATACCACACTTCGTGCCATATTCATGTAACAACTCAATTGGTGTTTTCCCTGGTTTTGCAACAATCATTTCCTCCAAGCTACAAAGAAAAGATTTATCATTTTAGAAGGGAAATCTGTATTtagagctgatttttaaaaaatgggaatcGCTGTTCCCTGTTTCACTACTGTTACCAACACTTTCAAGAAATTTTAATATTGGCTCCTATGGTACTTTTCATCCACAGATCTACAAGCATTTTACAAAAAAGGGGAAGGCATCATTACGTTGTGGTGGGGAGACAAAGATATAGGGATGCATAGTACTTATCCAAGAGCCCATGGTATAGCATGCTTAGAACACAATGCAGCACCCTTCTCACTAGGCCAATATTATCTCTCAAAtttccatcttttttttaatcagaggggtagccgtgttagtctgaacctgcaaaagtggcgaggagtcctgtggcaccttatagactaactgaagtgttggagcataagctttcgtgggcaaagacccacttcgtcagatgcatgtaacctctggaaatttccactacatgcatctgacgaagtgggtctttgcccacaaaagcttatgctccaatacttcagttagtctacaaggtgccacaggactccttgccacttttgcatcTTTTTTTACCAGCTCTAGCTACTGTAAAAATAAACTTTCAATGGCTAGGCAGAAGTCTGAGCTTAACCTTGTTTCAAAATGCCCAATAAGAGGCTCTAGAGGTGGGTATGTTGCCCTTAAAACAGTAAGAAAGGAAGAGTATTATAGCTGCAGCAGAGAATGGGAAAAGATTGCAATGGTTGTcaaattttatgtatttattggcAATCCTTTCACATAGCAAGCCTCAGTgtgactcttcccctccccccaaaacacacacacttaaaaattAAGACTTTTTTATATTTTACACTATTTTAAAGTAATAGTTGCatgttaatatcacttttcacagcagacatgTTAGCTAGCTGGGAGATATGTATTTGCAACCCCCCACATAACATACTTGCAACTCCATGAGGTTGCATGACTCTCCATTTGAGAACTTCCATAATTAGAGGAAAAACAGGTAGCTCAGGCAGTAACAACACAATTAATTtagaaatacactcgaaataagctctgcaatttgcgtagcagaaattgcataacttatttccagctaaaggtgctgtgtagacgcgccctgAGTTAGTTTTGGCTGCTACTGAATTGCACTGATGTTGAATCACCTCCTCATGAAGAGAAGTCTTATCATCTGTGTTTCAAGACAACTTGTCATCCTCCACTTAagttatgaaaaaaaatcaaactgatcTCACTAACTGATAAAAGAAAAATTATCTGATACTGAAAGCCTGTACTGGCAATTAAGGGGAATGGGGACAAAGAATATGTTTTTCAAGTCTGGTGGAAGCTGCATGCTGCTTTAGAGGCAACTTTTCCACAGGTTGATAGGAATGGGGGAAAGAATACATTTTCCAAATAACATTCCAAGCTATTGTTGCTTTCTTCTGATCACCATGACAACTGGGAATGGCTTCAGTTACAACATGGACAAGTGATACAGATACAGAAAGTATTCACTACTTCTCCACAGCAAAGAAACAATCATTGGTGAGAAATATCTGAAGGCAACAGTTCTATAATGTGTGCAAATTCAATCTCTCTCAAACTCAGCAGGTACAAAAGTAAACAGTGTCTGGATAGCTTCTCTCCAACACACACCTAGCTATTTcagtgatagaaatatagccgtgttagcTATTTCAGGAACTGGTGTTTTAGGTGgggctactcacatgcttaaagtcaaAGGTGAGTTTGTAGGATCATGGCATACAAACATTATCTTTGTCTGGCTTGGAACATGTACTAgatttccttttcccctccctgtaTTAATTAAACTAAGCAACTAACTATGTTGCTGTTGGAAGTATCATGACACAAGCTCCTGCGCTTTTGTCAAATTGTCCTATGGCTCCGTTTGCGAAGCTGGGCTGCGGGGCaccaagtgctttggaggatcagGCTCTTACTTGCCAGGGGGGTGATTGACTGTCACTGCACCGATCAGTCTGCCCCTGCTGCTTTGCCCTGAACAAGGTGCGTGGAAGCCCCGGGCCCTGTCTCAGCTCTCACGTTCCCCCTGGGCAGGGACGCTGAGCCCTGTTCACAACGGCTACAGGCGTCAGCTCCGCAGAGAGCGGGGAGGGATCCGCAAAGGGGCTCCGGGTtgctgaggggcagggccagaggcgcACCGGCGGCAGCTACACTGGCAGCCCCCGGGAGTCGGGGCTAAGACCCAGGCCGAGGCCCCGCGCCGGCCGCCGAGACTCTGGGAGACCAGGCCGGAGGGCGGGGCGCAGCCGGTGAGCCGCTCTCCCGGGCGGAGGGGAGCAGCGCTTTCCCCGCCCGCTGCGAGGTGACGGCCCGGGCCAGCCCCAGTGGTAACAGGGCGGGGGCTcgctccagcctctccccccccaccagcagttGGTGGCCGCGGCCGCCCGCGCACCGGGAGAAGGGCCCCTAATTACCCACAATGCCCCACTGCGCCCTGACCTGCGGGCCTGGTCCTGCGCCGCCGCCGGGCTCTGCTGGGTCGCGGCCGGGAACGGGAAGGTCTCCTGAGACATGGCCGGGCCGGCCGCCTCCACCTCCGCTACCGCCACCGCGCCCGCCGAGCGCCTCGCCGCGGCCTGTGCTGTGGGCGGGGCCGCGTCGGCGcgtggtgcgggggggggcctcccccgcctgccGCTGCGGCCCCCCCGCCCATTGCGCTGAGCGCTCCGTGAGGGGCCAGCTCCCCGCATTACGCAGCCTGTGGGCCCAGGCTGGCCGGGGAGTGATGCACAAGCCGCCCCCGCCAAGGGAGCCCCCATTTCTTGCAGCCATTGCAGCCCGCCCTGGGGGGAGCGGTCCGGGCAGGCGCGGGAGGGTTGTAAtaagacagtacctgtaagacacTGAAGTGTGGGCTGGAGTGCGGGGAGGGGGATACCGGGGTGCAGGGAGTCAGCGCCAGGGCTTGAGAGGTgtgaggggcaggggctcagggcaggagtgtgGAGGGGCtgtagcagggctggccttaccatgaggcgaactgtgGTGGCTGCggcaggtgccgggggggggggcaccactaggacccagagtgtagaaaattgtgtctgctgctggcccAAGGGAGGGGACCTgggggtagggttaccagatggtctcctaaaaaataccgaacagcaccAGCTAAAAattgggtgtcccagtggaaagaagcagaaattccaccccagtcagttttggctgagcaCCCACGAAAGGCACCTAAACTCAACTACAAAGCACCTgtgggcttctctcctggactacaGCGCTACAACgtgcttgaacagcgctcaggagcagggacagagcttctCCTCAAGACATCACTCCTCCTCAGAGGCattcagctgagggctcccagggCCAATTGcacccccgcctcccagccactctccccaccccccgcctggTTTCTGCACGCAAAcaaaggctcccagcaccaatcagaGCCCCGcttcccagcctgggactccctctggtTGAGTGTAGAAGCTAGGCCGCGGGAGTGTGTGGGAGTCTCAGCTACCCCCGTCCCCACCAGGTTTTTGCACGCTACCACAGGCTTCCAGCCCCAATcgcagctctgcctcccagccactcctctgcccctgccaggcttccgtccagcacCCGGCCAGAAAAACAAAATATCGGGCATTGcacatgtctagtattttctgaattttttttaccagacagaggacACAAAAACCAGATTGGTAGAAtagcggacacctggcaaccctacatggggGTGTCTTTTGAGCTACCCGCTTcatgtgccaaaatgttgtgggccagccctggagtgCAGGAGTCCGGGAAGAGGACATGAGGAGAGAGCTCGGGCCTGGGAGTGTAGCCACTGTGCACCTAAGGAAACAAAAGCATCAGCTATTGTATACAATAGGCCAGGGTCTGTGACCTGATCTAAGACTGAAAGCATGTGGTAAGAAAACTTTTCCTTTGAATCAAATGTAGTTATGTTAGCACTTtacctttatttttcttgtaaccatttttttttatttctatggCTCATTACTTGTATTCACTTGAAAGCTCTCTCTTTTTAGTCAATAAAGGTTTTGTATCAAATCCAGTGTGTTCAAGCTGAAGTGTCCAGGTAACTCAGTTGTGTGCATATTAGTcccttaaagcaggggtctccaaactacggcc belongs to Pelodiscus sinensis isolate JC-2024 chromosome 7, ASM4963464v1, whole genome shotgun sequence and includes:
- the PRKRA gene encoding interferon-inducible double-stranded RNA-dependent protein kinase activator A isoform X3, with product MRGAGPSRSAQRNGRGGRSGRRGRPPPAPRADAAPPTAQAAARRSAGAVAVAEVEAAGPAMSQETFPFPAATQQSPAAAQDQARSLEEMIVAKPGKTPIELLHEYGTKCGITPEYEFEKAEGQVHLPSFTFKVTVGDITGTGEGHSKKIAKHRAAEAALNILKGNPSIGLSEPDSIVPDSPKQPQNQTNPIGTLQGNEVGSNLGCTWDALRNSSEEKIMLLKRSPLSIPNTDYVQLLEELAEEQGFVVTYLNIEELSVNGQYQCLAELSTNPVTVCHGTGISWGNAHNVAAHSALQYLKIMAGRK
- the PRKRA gene encoding interferon-inducible double-stranded RNA-dependent protein kinase activator A isoform X1 is translated as MRGAGPSRSAQRNGRGGRSGRRGRPPPAPRADAAPPTAQAAARRSAGAVAVAEVEAAGPAMSQETFPFPAATQQSPAAAQDQARSLEEMIVAKPGKTPIELLHEYGTKCGITPEYEFEKAEGQVHLPSFTFKVTVGDITGTGEGHSKKIAKHRAAEAALNILKGNPSIGLSEPDSIVPDSPKQPQNQTNPIVTEGSIDSPEQVVQELAVKKGWRLPEYSLAQELGPPHKREFAMTCRIETFIETGTGTSKKLAKRNAAEKLLAKFHSFPPDSINISLGNEVGSNLGCTWDALRNSSEEKIMLLKRSPLSIPNTDYVQLLEELAEEQGFVVTYLNIEELSVNGQYQCLAELSTNPVTVCHGTGISWGNAHNVAAHSALQYLKIMAGRK
- the PRKRA gene encoding interferon-inducible double-stranded RNA-dependent protein kinase activator A isoform X2 encodes the protein MRGAGPSRSAQRNGRGGRSGRRGRPPPAPRADAAPPTAQAAARRSAGAVAVAEVEAAGPAMSQETFPFPAATQQSPAAAQDQARSLEEMIVAKPGKTPIELLHEYGTKCGITPEYEFEKAEGQVHLPSFTFKVTVGDITGTGEGHSKKIAKHRAAEAALNILKGNPSIGLSEPDSIVPDSPKQPQNQTNPIGTLQELAVKKGWRLPEYSLAQELGPPHKREFAMTCRIETFIETGTGTSKKLAKRNAAEKLLAKFHSFPPDSINISLGNEVGSNLGCTWDALRNSSEEKIMLLKRSPLSIPNTDYVQLLEELAEEQGFVVTYLNIEELSVNGQYQCLAELSTNPVTVCHGTGISWGNAHNVAAHSALQYLKIMAGRK